One window from the genome of Thermococcus siculi encodes:
- a CDS encoding CGP-CTERM sorting domain-containing protein — protein MKKAAIILAVFVFFGVFGFAMASATTIGVDLAHGENDKGLAVLTDKDGNVIADGMIKTITDVDWKYIGPADMADTLGIPQAGEMITYDAIKDIDFLIIGQPTQAFTPDELAALEKWWNDGNRILWIAGDSDYGNGPQTIDNVNAVLDRLGVSLRLDQCSVEDATSNAGAGYRVVGLVNPSSDTPDKDTITKDLKNGGKVLFHGPGVVAYINDKGEWTALPAGGGVENIYVIVTSSGDGQIVENTDPAAQAYTAGDTGQFPLMAVQVFPDKKNVLIVSGETPYGGYEPMWSPQYHGVDLDGPQFVTNFIHWTITEQQNLGKEEGGGGESTCGPAALIGLALIPLALYRKRK, from the coding sequence ATGAAGAAGGCTGCAATAATACTTGCAGTGTTTGTGTTCTTTGGTGTTTTTGGTTTTGCCATGGCCAGCGCCACCACCATCGGAGTTGACCTCGCCCACGGCGAGAACGACAAGGGTCTGGCAGTGCTCACCGACAAGGATGGCAACGTCATAGCGGACGGAATGATAAAGACCATAACCGACGTGGACTGGAAATACATTGGCCCGGCCGACATGGCCGACACCCTCGGAATCCCCCAGGCGGGGGAGATGATAACCTACGATGCCATAAAGGACATCGATTTCCTCATCATAGGACAGCCGACCCAGGCCTTCACGCCGGATGAGCTGGCCGCCCTCGAGAAGTGGTGGAACGACGGTAACAGGATTCTCTGGATAGCGGGCGACTCCGACTACGGAAACGGCCCGCAGACCATTGACAACGTTAACGCCGTTCTCGACAGGCTCGGTGTCAGCCTCAGGCTCGACCAGTGCTCGGTGGAAGACGCCACCAGCAACGCCGGAGCCGGATACCGTGTTGTCGGACTCGTCAATCCCTCATCCGACACCCCCGACAAAGACACCATCACCAAGGACCTCAAGAACGGAGGAAAGGTCCTCTTCCACGGTCCCGGTGTTGTTGCCTACATTAACGACAAGGGTGAGTGGACCGCCCTTCCGGCCGGAGGCGGCGTTGAGAACATCTACGTCATAGTCACCAGCAGCGGCGACGGCCAGATCGTCGAGAACACCGACCCGGCCGCCCAGGCTTACACCGCGGGCGACACCGGCCAGTTCCCGCTCATGGCCGTTCAGGTCTTCCCGGACAAGAAGAACGTTCTCATCGTCAGCGGTGAGACCCCCTACGGCGGCTACGAGCCGATGTGGAGCCCGCAGTACCACGGCGTTGACCTCGACGGCCCGCAGTTCGTTACCAACTTCATCCACTGGACCATAACCGAGCAGCAGAACCTCGGCAAGGAAGAGGGTGGCGGCGGTGAAAGCACCTGCGGTCCGGCCGCCCTGATAGGTCTCGCCCTCATACCGCTTGCCCTCTACAGGAAGAGGAAGTGA